A segment of the Ipomoea triloba cultivar NCNSP0323 chromosome 1, ASM357664v1 genome:
AGTAACGGCCGCCGGCCTTTAATAAGTTCCCCTGCAACTTCCACGAAAGAACACCGCACCACCACCCTCTCTTCCCGTGTATACGCTGCGGCCACGTATTTGAATTGCCAGCAAAAAACTAGCTATACATTCACATCTCATCTATCAGATCAACGCCATTTATATTAATTGGATCTCCATCTCCCATCCTCCATATCTCATCATCTTTATTTCTCTCTGGTCGTTTTGTTTCTCAGCTTACGCCAGAttaattttaaactttcaaaattcCTGTTCAAGAGTCACCGAAAAAGGTAAATCGCGAGTTGTCCTGTCAATCCCTGTTCAAGAGTCGCTGGAAAAGGTAAATCGCGAGTTGCCCTGTCAGTTCCAGGTTGTTGAGATGGCGGGAGTGGGGTGCGGCGAGGTGGTGTTTGAGGACTTGTTTCCGGCGATGGTGGAGAGTCTGGGGACGGAGGGGTTTATGAAGGAGCTCTGTGACGGGTTCCGGCTGCTGGCGGAGGAGGAGAAGGGCGTTATCACGTTCGAGAGCTTGAAGAAGAAGTCGTCGGCGCTGCTGGGGCTGCCGGCCATGAGCGACGAGGAGGTGCGGTGCATGTTGAAGGAAGGGGACATGGACGGCGATGGCTGTttgaataagatggagttttgTGTTCTCATGTTTAGGTTGAGCCCAGATTTGATGAACAAATCAAGATTGTGGCTATTTGCACCAGatagatcatcacactagctaAATCATCACCTTCATCTACACTTTGACATTTAatcatttgtgtttttaatttcattctcCATCAACTATACATTATCTTGTAacatttatg
Coding sequences within it:
- the LOC116021670 gene encoding calcium-binding protein KRP1-like produces the protein MAGVGCGEVVFEDLFPAMVESLGTEGFMKELCDGFRLLAEEEKGVITFESLKKKSSALLGLPAMSDEEVRCMLKEGDMDGDGCLNKMEFCVLMFRLSPDLMNKSRLWLFAPDRSSH